A DNA window from Ahaetulla prasina isolate Xishuangbanna chromosome 7, ASM2864084v1, whole genome shotgun sequence contains the following coding sequences:
- the SMKR1 gene encoding small lysine-rich protein 1, with protein MGGKSKGKGSGKGKGKGGKKSKKAVAEVDILSPAAMLNLYYIAHNAAACLEFRGFPWPGSSKKKGKKKK; from the exons ATG GGAGGCAAGAGCAAAGGGAAAGGCTCGGGGAAAGGGAAAGGCAAAGGtggcaagaaatccaagaaggccGTCGCGGAGGTGGATATTCTGAGCCCAGCGGCCATGCTCAACCTCTACTACATTGCCCACAATGCTGCCGCCTGCCTGGAGTTCCGTGGCTTTCCGTGGCCGGGCTCTTCGAAGAAGAAAGGCAAGAAGAAGAAGTAG